From the genome of Clostridium sp. BNL1100, one region includes:
- the gpmI gene encoding 2,3-bisphosphoglycerate-independent phosphoglycerate mutase, with translation MEKKLVTLMILDGFGNNPKQEGNAIQAANKPNLDSYLTKYTNTIVHTSGMDVGLPEGQMGNSEVGHTNIGAGRIVYQELTRITKSIKDGDFFEKEEFLKAVENCKKNNSKLHLFGLVSDGGVHSHNTHLYGLVEMAKRNGLKDVFIHCFYDGRDVPPDSSKVYTEELEAKLKEIGVGKIASVMGRYYSMDRDNRWERVQLAYDVMVSGKGLTANSAVEAVEASFARNEFDEFVKPTAIMENGKPVATIDANDSVIFFNFRPDRAREITRTFVDPEFKGFERAKGFFPLFFVCMTQYDKTMPNVVVSFKPQTLDNTFGEYISRLGYRQLRIAETEKYAHVTFFFNGGVETQYEGEDRALIPSPKVATYDLKPEMSAYEVADEAVKRIDSKQYDVIILNFANCDMVGHTGVFDAAKAAVEAVDECVGKVVDAVTAQGGVVLITADHGNAEQMVDYENGGAFTAHTTNVVPLIGIGLGNATLKEGRLADLAPTMLDIMGVDKPAEMTGTSLLQK, from the coding sequence ATGGAAAAGAAATTAGTAACCTTAATGATCCTTGATGGCTTCGGAAACAACCCGAAACAAGAAGGAAATGCCATACAGGCTGCAAACAAGCCAAATTTGGACAGCTATCTTACTAAATATACAAATACCATTGTTCATACAAGCGGTATGGATGTAGGACTACCTGAGGGTCAGATGGGAAACTCTGAGGTCGGACATACCAATATCGGTGCAGGAAGAATTGTTTATCAGGAATTAACCAGAATAACAAAGTCAATAAAAGATGGAGATTTCTTTGAGAAAGAGGAATTTCTAAAGGCAGTAGAGAATTGCAAAAAGAATAATTCCAAGCTTCACCTGTTCGGACTTGTATCTGACGGCGGAGTACACAGCCACAATACACATTTGTATGGCTTAGTTGAGATGGCAAAGAGGAATGGTTTAAAAGATGTATTTATTCACTGCTTCTACGACGGCAGGGACGTTCCGCCGGACAGCTCAAAGGTATATACTGAAGAACTTGAAGCAAAGCTTAAAGAAATCGGAGTGGGCAAAATCGCATCTGTAATGGGAAGATACTATTCCATGGACAGAGACAACCGCTGGGAAAGAGTACAGCTTGCATATGATGTAATGGTATCCGGAAAAGGTTTAACTGCAAATTCAGCAGTTGAAGCTGTAGAGGCATCTTTTGCAAGAAACGAATTTGATGAATTCGTAAAACCGACAGCTATAATGGAGAACGGTAAACCCGTTGCAACAATAGATGCAAATGACTCGGTAATATTCTTCAATTTCAGACCTGACAGGGCAAGAGAAATAACAAGAACCTTTGTTGACCCTGAATTTAAAGGCTTTGAAAGAGCAAAAGGCTTCTTCCCTCTATTCTTTGTTTGTATGACACAGTATGACAAGACAATGCCAAACGTTGTGGTTTCATTTAAGCCTCAGACTTTGGATAACACCTTCGGAGAATATATAAGCAGACTTGGCTACAGACAGCTGAGAATTGCTGAAACCGAGAAGTATGCACATGTTACCTTCTTCTTCAACGGTGGTGTTGAAACACAATACGAAGGAGAAGACAGAGCACTTATACCTTCCCCGAAAGTAGCTACTTATGACTTGAAACCTGAAATGAGTGCATATGAAGTTGCTGATGAAGCGGTTAAGAGAATTGATTCAAAACAATACGATGTAATAATTCTTAATTTTGCTAACTGTGACATGGTTGGACACACAGGTGTATTTGATGCTGCAAAGGCTGCTGTTGAAGCAGTTGATGAATGTGTAGGAAAAGTAGTTGATGCTGTTACTGCACAGGGCGGAGTGGTATTAATAACTGCCGACCACGGAAATGCAGAGCAGATGGTTGATTATGAAAATGGAGGAGCATTCACCGCACACACAACAAACGTAGTACCACTTATCGGTATTGGTTTGGGAAATGCAACACTTAAAGAAGGAAGACTTGCTGACCTGGCACCAACAATGCTTGACATAATGGGTGTTGATAAGCCTGCTGAAATGACAGGAACTTCACTTCTGCAAAAATAA
- a CDS encoding pentapeptide repeat-containing protein: MKLQKPKIPEKLMQSENINEIVMNLTSSGYDIENYHFKNSCLSDISSISVEFNKCIIEKCRFMKCDVQNFVFDNVIFRDCDISNMDFSDAVFRNTEFINCNLTGIILSQARLSDISVISCNMQYSNLTNSDITRSHIEKSNLSNGYIWEANLKDVEFEQCTLVSVEFTGTMLKGIDFTSCKMEGLLIRGPELKGAIVNEFQALSLSKLLGIIIKD, from the coding sequence ATGAAGTTGCAAAAGCCTAAGATACCTGAAAAATTAATGCAATCTGAAAATATAAATGAAATAGTAATGAACTTAACCTCTTCAGGTTATGATATTGAAAATTATCACTTTAAAAACAGCTGTTTGAGTGATATTTCCTCCATTTCTGTGGAATTTAACAAATGTATCATTGAAAAATGTCGCTTTATGAAATGCGATGTGCAGAACTTCGTGTTTGACAATGTTATATTCAGGGATTGTGATATTTCAAATATGGATTTCAGCGATGCCGTATTCAGAAATACCGAATTTATCAACTGTAATCTGACTGGTATCATACTTTCTCAGGCAAGGCTTAGTGATATATCCGTCATCTCCTGCAATATGCAGTATTCCAATTTGACAAACTCAGATATCACCCGGAGTCACATTGAAAAGTCCAACCTCTCTAACGGCTACATATGGGAAGCGAATCTAAAGGATGTGGAATTTGAACAATGTACTCTGGTATCAGTAGAATTTACAGGAACTATGTTAAAAGGGATTGATTTTACCTCCTGTAAAATGGAGGGTCTGCTTATCAGAGGGCCTGAATTAAAGGGAGCCATAGTTAATGAATTTCAAGCCCTTTCCTTGTCAAAGTTGCTTGGAATTATCATTAAGGACTAA
- a CDS encoding helix-turn-helix transcriptional regulator, translating into MRFGDRLRELREERDITQKELGELINVSARVIGYYEANDRFPRDENVLKTIADYFSVSVDYLVGRTEIRHFSDDIVAESKIPYNLDVKGLPDEALKKVEEYIDLIKTKYKTNNNSPQKNKNSRNVIRE; encoded by the coding sequence ATGAGATTTGGTGACAGATTAAGAGAACTAAGGGAAGAACGAGATATTACCCAAAAGGAATTGGGAGAATTAATAAACGTTTCTGCCAGAGTTATTGGTTATTATGAAGCTAATGACAGATTTCCCAGAGATGAAAATGTATTAAAAACCATCGCTGATTACTTTAGTGTGTCTGTGGATTATCTTGTGGGCCGTACCGAAATCAGACATTTTTCCGATGATATTGTAGCAGAATCAAAAATCCCTTATAACCTGGATGTTAAGGGGCTTCCTGATGAAGCTCTGAAAAAGGTTGAAGAATATATTGATTTAATTAAAACCAAATACAAAACCAATAACAATTCTCCTCAAAAAAATAAAAACTCCCGGAATGTCATTCGGGAGTAA
- a CDS encoding AraC family transcriptional regulator, translating to MDAWSKIKTVDKMQNYIDKHISEPISLHMLANEAGYSPWYAARIFKELTGKAPFEYIRLLRLNMAAEKLRDNNIKVIDAAFDFVFDSHEGFTRAFSKQFGITPKQYSKTKPEIRFYIPEKIRGYYLRIQKGVDNMAENPNSCTETVFVQVVERPARKLILKRGQNAEHYFEYCEEVGCGIWDILSGIKEAIYEPTGMWLPEKMIKPGTSPYVQGVEVPLDYSGNIPEGFEIIDLNPCKMMIFQGQPYEDEKFEESILYLWKVINNYNPEIYGFQWADDEAPRFQLAPMGYRGYIEARPVKELNL from the coding sequence ATGGATGCATGGAGTAAGATAAAAACCGTTGATAAAATGCAAAACTACATTGACAAGCACATCTCAGAACCAATCTCGCTTCACATGCTGGCTAACGAAGCGGGATACTCCCCTTGGTATGCTGCGAGGATATTTAAAGAGCTTACCGGTAAAGCTCCCTTTGAGTATATTAGGTTATTGAGATTAAATATGGCCGCTGAGAAACTGAGGGATAACAATATCAAAGTTATTGATGCTGCTTTTGACTTTGTTTTTGATTCTCATGAGGGTTTCACCAGAGCCTTTTCAAAGCAGTTTGGCATAACTCCGAAACAGTATTCAAAAACAAAACCGGAAATAAGATTCTATATTCCGGAAAAAATCCGTGGATATTACCTTAGAATTCAAAAAGGAGTGGATAATATGGCTGAGAATCCTAACTCATGTACCGAAACCGTATTTGTGCAAGTAGTTGAAAGACCTGCGAGAAAGCTCATATTAAAGAGAGGACAAAATGCTGAACATTACTTTGAATATTGTGAAGAAGTTGGTTGCGGTATATGGGATATATTATCAGGTATAAAGGAGGCAATTTACGAGCCCACAGGAATGTGGCTGCCGGAAAAAATGATTAAGCCCGGTACGTCACCATATGTTCAGGGGGTTGAAGTACCCCTGGACTATTCCGGAAACATTCCGGAAGGATTTGAGATAATAGACTTAAATCCTTGCAAGATGATGATTTTTCAGGGTCAGCCTTACGAAGATGAAAAGTTTGAGGAATCTATATTATATCTCTGGAAGGTAATAAATAACTATAACCCTGAAATATACGGATTTCAGTGGGCGGACGATGAAGCTCCAAGGTTTCAGCTTGCTCCAATGGGATATAGAGGGTATATTGAGGCAAGGCCTGTAAAAGAGTTAAATCTATAA
- the tpiA gene encoding triose-phosphate isomerase — MSMMNKKTIEDIDVAGKKVIVRVDFNVPLDADRKITDDKRIVGALPTIKYLVDKGAKTILVSHLGRPKEGFEDKFSMKPTAVRLGELLGKEVIMAKDVVGEDAKAKAAALKDGEVLMLENVRFHKEETKNDANFAKELASMAEIFVNDAFGTAHRAHASTAGLADYLPAVCGFLIKKEIDFMGKALANPARPFVAILGGAKVSDKIAVIENLIDKVDTLIIGGGMAYTFLKAKGYHIGNSICEDDKLELAKTLMEKAEAKGVNMMLPIGSMVAQEFKNDTEIKYVPSDAMPDGWMGMDIGSLTIEKFAKEIKKSKTVIWNGPMGVFEFPNFATGTKEIAKAVAESGALSIVGGGDSAAAVEQLGFADKITHISTGGGASLEFLEGKELPGIAVLMDKNPRKVIAAGNWKMNKTASEAVTFVNALKPAVADAKNEVVVGVPFVCLPGVVEAAKGSNIKVAAQNMHWEENGAFTGEVSGPMLADLGVDYVIIGHSERREYFGETNEMINKKAHAIFKYGMTPIICCGETLTQREQGVTADHIRYQIKVALLGLTAEQVSKLVIAYEPIWAIGTGKTATNEQANEVCTIIRELVVELYGSEVAEQVRIQYGGSVNAKNAADLFAMSDIDGGLVGGASLKVEDFSIIAKA, encoded by the coding sequence ATGAGCATGATGAACAAAAAAACAATTGAAGACATTGATGTTGCCGGCAAAAAGGTAATAGTAAGAGTTGATTTTAACGTGCCATTGGACGCAGACAGAAAGATTACTGATGACAAGAGAATAGTTGGAGCACTTCCTACAATCAAATATCTTGTTGACAAGGGAGCTAAGACTATACTTGTATCCCATTTAGGAAGACCAAAGGAAGGTTTTGAAGATAAATTCAGCATGAAGCCAACAGCTGTTAGACTTGGCGAACTTCTTGGAAAAGAAGTAATAATGGCTAAAGATGTTGTAGGCGAAGATGCAAAGGCAAAGGCTGCTGCATTAAAAGACGGCGAAGTTCTTATGCTTGAGAACGTAAGATTCCATAAGGAAGAAACAAAGAACGATGCTAACTTTGCAAAAGAACTTGCAAGCATGGCTGAAATATTTGTAAATGATGCATTCGGTACTGCTCACAGAGCACACGCTTCTACTGCAGGGTTGGCTGACTATCTTCCTGCTGTATGCGGATTCCTTATAAAGAAAGAAATCGATTTCATGGGTAAGGCATTAGCTAACCCTGCAAGACCATTCGTAGCAATCCTTGGTGGTGCAAAGGTTTCTGACAAAATCGCAGTTATTGAAAACCTCATTGACAAGGTTGATACTTTGATAATCGGTGGTGGTATGGCTTATACCTTCTTAAAGGCAAAAGGATATCACATCGGAAATTCAATCTGTGAAGACGACAAGCTTGAGCTTGCTAAGACTCTTATGGAAAAAGCAGAAGCAAAGGGAGTTAACATGATGCTTCCAATAGGAAGTATGGTAGCTCAGGAATTCAAGAACGATACTGAAATCAAATACGTTCCATCAGATGCAATGCCAGACGGATGGATGGGTATGGATATCGGATCACTTACAATTGAAAAATTCGCAAAAGAAATAAAGAAATCAAAGACAGTTATCTGGAACGGACCTATGGGCGTATTTGAATTCCCTAACTTTGCAACAGGTACAAAGGAAATTGCAAAGGCAGTTGCAGAATCAGGAGCACTTTCTATAGTTGGAGGCGGAGATTCAGCTGCTGCAGTTGAACAACTCGGTTTCGCTGATAAGATTACACATATTTCAACAGGTGGAGGAGCTTCTCTTGAATTCCTCGAAGGTAAAGAGCTTCCGGGTATAGCAGTACTTATGGATAAAAATCCAAGAAAAGTAATTGCTGCTGGTAACTGGAAAATGAATAAGACTGCTTCTGAAGCTGTTACATTTGTAAATGCATTAAAGCCTGCTGTTGCTGATGCAAAAAATGAAGTAGTAGTTGGTGTTCCATTTGTATGCCTGCCTGGAGTTGTTGAAGCTGCTAAGGGTTCAAACATAAAGGTTGCAGCACAGAATATGCACTGGGAAGAAAACGGAGCATTTACAGGAGAAGTTTCAGGCCCAATGCTTGCAGACCTTGGTGTTGACTATGTAATAATCGGTCACTCCGAAAGAAGAGAATATTTCGGTGAAACCAACGAAATGATAAACAAAAAGGCTCATGCAATATTCAAATATGGAATGACTCCAATCATCTGCTGTGGTGAAACACTCACTCAGAGAGAACAGGGAGTTACAGCTGACCATATCAGATATCAGATAAAGGTAGCATTACTTGGCTTGACTGCTGAACAGGTTAGCAAGCTTGTTATTGCATACGAACCAATCTGGGCTATCGGAACAGGTAAGACTGCTACAAATGAACAGGCAAATGAAGTTTGCACAATTATCAGAGAGTTGGTTGTAGAGCTTTACGGCTCAGAAGTAGCTGAACAGGTTAGAATCCAGTACGGCGGAAGCGTAAATGCAAAGAACGCTGCTGACTTGTTTGCAATGTCTGATATAGACGGAGGACTCGTTGGTGGAGCAAGCTTAAAGGTTGAGGATTTCTCAATAATAGCAAAAGCATAA